The following coding sequences are from one Limibacillus halophilus window:
- a CDS encoding GNAT family N-acetyltransferase, which yields MCSLLWRKFAELEKEELYALLKLRADVFILEQRSFFQDMDDQDQAGLHLLWLDREERIIGTLRLLPGAQGRSVTIGRVVLAPSARGRGYGRRMLVAALEETARRWGRPSVHLSAQSAQEKFYAGFGFSRVSDPYDDAGIEHIDMRLDRS from the coding sequence ATGTGCTCGCTGCTCTGGCGTAAATTTGCCGAGCTTGAAAAGGAAGAACTCTACGCACTTTTAAAGCTGCGTGCCGATGTATTCATTCTAGAACAGCGTTCCTTTTTTCAGGATATGGATGACCAGGATCAGGCTGGGCTTCATCTGCTGTGGTTGGATCGGGAAGAGCGCATTATCGGTACGCTGCGCTTGTTGCCCGGCGCGCAAGGGCGGTCGGTCACAATCGGCCGGGTCGTTTTAGCCCCGAGCGCACGTGGTCGAGGGTACGGTCGGCGGATGCTGGTCGCGGCCCTTGAAGAGACAGCGCGCCGGTGGGGACGTCCTTCCGTGCACTTGTCCGCGCAGTCGGCGCAGGAAAAATTCTATGCGGGTTTTGGGTTTTCCAGGGTCTCCGATCCCTATGACGATGCCGGAATCGAGCACATCGATATGCGGCTGGATCGCAGTTAG
- the uvrA gene encoding excinuclease ABC subunit UvrA, protein MSEKPTSAPVIAVRGAREHNLKSVNVDLPREKLVVITGLSGSGKSSLAFDTIYAEGQRRYVESLSAYARQFLELMQKPDVDSIEGLSPAISIEQKTTSKNPRSTVGTVTEIYDYLRLLYARVGIPYSPATGLPIESQTVSQMVDRVMALKEGTRLYLLAPIVRGRKGEYRKELLDLRKRGFQRVKIDGEIHDIENAPELDKKRKHDIEVVVDRLVVRDGLESRLADSFETALTLADGLAFTEDADSGERVTYSAKFACPVSGFTIDEIEPRLFSFNNPFGACPACDGLGSTLYFDPSMVVPEGNRSLRQGAIAPWANSTSPYYKQTLDSLAKHYKVSVTTNWEDLPEAVQHALLYGSGGNPVTLRYDDGLRTYETNKPFEGIIPNMERRWRETDSDWVREDLAKYQSNRACETCSGYRLKPEALSVKIGDRHIGECAELAVAEAVNWFRGLNDRLTPKQKEIAERILKEINERLSFLEAVGLDYLTLSRASATLSGGESQRIRLASQIGSGLTGVLYVLDEPSIGLHQRDNARLLETLKRLRDLGNTVIVVEHDEDAIRSADYLVDMGPGAGVHGGEVVAQGLPEEVMNSTERSLTAQYLTGIKEIPLPEKRRKGHRGQKILIRGAREHNLHSVTAEIPLGTFTCVTGVSGSGKSTLVIQTLYKALARRLNGAREIPGVHDAIEGLEFLDKVIDIDQSPIGRTPRSNPATYTGCFTPIREWFAGMPEAKARGYKPGRFSFNVKGGRCEACQGDGVIKIEMHFLPDIYVQCDVCKGHRYDRETLEIKFKNKSIADVLDMTVEEGVGFFKAVPSIRTKLETLERVGLGYIKVGQPATTLSGGEAQRIKLSRELSKRATGRTLYILDEPTTGLHFEDIRKLLEVLQALVNQGNTVVVIEHNLEVIKTADWIVDLGPDGGSKGGHIIASGTPEEIAKSAESHTGAYLSPYLGTKKARTGAMRKRA, encoded by the coding sequence TTGAGCGAAAAGCCAACGTCTGCCCCCGTCATCGCCGTGCGAGGGGCCCGCGAACATAATCTTAAATCCGTCAATGTTGATTTACCGCGCGAAAAACTCGTGGTCATCACCGGTCTGTCGGGATCAGGCAAATCGTCCCTGGCTTTTGATACGATCTACGCCGAGGGCCAAAGACGCTATGTAGAATCCTTATCAGCCTACGCTCGGCAGTTTTTGGAGCTTATGCAAAAGCCGGACGTCGATTCTATCGAGGGCCTTTCTCCCGCGATATCGATCGAGCAGAAAACAACGTCGAAAAACCCGCGCTCTACAGTGGGTACCGTGACGGAAATTTATGACTATCTGCGCTTACTCTACGCACGGGTTGGCATTCCTTATTCACCGGCAACTGGCTTGCCAATTGAAAGCCAAACTGTCAGCCAGATGGTTGACCGTGTGATGGCCTTGAAGGAAGGAACCCGTTTGTACCTACTTGCACCCATCGTGCGAGGCCGGAAAGGGGAGTATCGCAAAGAACTTCTGGATCTCCGCAAGCGCGGATTTCAACGTGTGAAGATCGACGGCGAAATCCACGATATCGAAAACGCGCCGGAACTGGATAAGAAGCGCAAGCACGATATCGAGGTCGTCGTGGATCGCTTGGTGGTTCGCGACGGTTTAGAAAGCAGACTGGCGGATTCCTTTGAGACCGCTCTTACTCTGGCCGACGGTTTGGCTTTCACCGAGGATGCGGATTCAGGCGAAAGGGTGACCTACTCCGCAAAATTTGCCTGCCCGGTTTCCGGCTTCACGATCGACGAGATTGAGCCTCGCCTCTTTTCCTTTAACAATCCCTTCGGCGCTTGTCCCGCATGTGACGGTTTGGGGTCCACACTCTACTTCGATCCCTCCATGGTGGTGCCCGAAGGAAATCGTTCGTTGCGACAGGGAGCCATCGCACCCTGGGCGAACTCAACCTCTCCCTATTACAAACAAACGCTCGATAGCCTCGCCAAGCACTACAAGGTTTCAGTCACCACAAATTGGGAGGACCTTCCGGAAGCGGTACAGCACGCCCTCCTCTACGGATCCGGCGGAAATCCGGTCACGCTACGTTACGACGATGGGCTGCGCACCTATGAGACAAACAAGCCATTTGAGGGAATTATTCCCAATATGGAGCGCCGGTGGCGAGAGACCGATAGCGACTGGGTGCGCGAGGACCTGGCGAAGTATCAATCCAATCGTGCCTGCGAAACATGCAGCGGTTACCGACTGAAACCAGAAGCTCTTTCCGTGAAGATCGGCGATCGCCACATCGGTGAATGTGCCGAACTGGCCGTTGCGGAGGCGGTCAATTGGTTTCGCGGATTAAACGACCGCCTGACGCCTAAACAAAAGGAAATCGCAGAGCGAATTCTCAAGGAGATCAATGAGCGTTTGTCTTTCCTTGAAGCCGTCGGTCTGGATTACCTAACCCTAAGCCGGGCTTCGGCAACACTTTCGGGCGGTGAAAGCCAACGTATCCGTCTTGCTTCACAGATTGGTTCGGGGCTGACAGGGGTGCTTTATGTGTTGGATGAGCCCTCCATCGGACTCCATCAGCGCGACAATGCTCGGTTATTGGAAACCCTCAAACGGCTTCGGGATCTGGGAAACACCGTGATCGTCGTTGAGCACGACGAGGATGCTATCAGGTCCGCCGATTATTTGGTGGACATGGGGCCCGGAGCAGGCGTTCACGGCGGCGAAGTCGTGGCTCAGGGATTGCCGGAAGAGGTCATGAACAGCACCGAACGGAGCCTCACGGCGCAGTATCTCACCGGGATCAAGGAAATTCCCTTGCCAGAAAAACGCCGCAAAGGGCATCGAGGTCAGAAAATACTCATACGGGGTGCGCGTGAACATAATCTGCATTCCGTAACCGCAGAGATTCCGCTCGGCACCTTCACCTGCGTCACAGGTGTCTCCGGTTCCGGCAAGTCAACACTGGTGATCCAAACACTCTATAAGGCGTTGGCCAGACGCTTGAACGGTGCACGGGAGATACCCGGCGTCCATGATGCTATCGAAGGGTTAGAGTTTCTCGACAAGGTAATCGACATCGATCAATCACCGATCGGGCGCACCCCTCGCTCCAATCCCGCAACTTACACCGGCTGTTTCACGCCCATACGGGAATGGTTCGCCGGCATGCCTGAAGCCAAGGCCCGGGGGTATAAGCCAGGTCGCTTTTCGTTCAATGTAAAGGGTGGTCGATGTGAAGCATGTCAGGGCGACGGCGTTATCAAGATCGAGATGCACTTCCTCCCGGATATCTACGTTCAGTGCGACGTTTGTAAGGGACATAGATATGATCGAGAAACATTGGAAATTAAATTCAAAAACAAATCAATAGCAGATGTTCTTGATATGACAGTTGAGGAAGGCGTAGGGTTTTTCAAGGCAGTTCCGAGCATTCGGACTAAGTTGGAAACCTTGGAGCGCGTGGGCTTGGGTTACATCAAGGTTGGTCAGCCAGCCACAACACTGTCGGGGGGCGAAGCTCAACGTATCAAGCTTTCCCGTGAGCTTTCCAAACGCGCGACCGGTCGCACTCTCTACATTCTGGATGAGCCGACCACCGGTCTCCATTTTGAGGATATACGGAAACTCCTCGAAGTCCTTCAAGCACTTGTCAATCAGGGCAATACCGTCGTCGTGATCGAGCATAATCTGGAGGTTATCAAGACGGCTGATTGGATCGTTGATCTTGGACCTGATGGCGGCAGTAAGGGTGGTCACATCATCGCGAGTGGCACGCCTGAGGAAATCGCGAAATCCGCTGAAAGCCACACCGGCGCTTATCTCTCTCCCTATCTGGGTACGAAAAAGGCGCGAACTGGTGCCATGAGGAAGCGAGCGTGA
- a CDS encoding adenylate/guanylate cyclase domain-containing protein: MHHSDDPEDLRDWLLSQHDSFGRGTLFFDAFARQLILRGVPTDRMTLHMRQLNPGLRARSFHWSRDSGGAIEVKRGHGVEKHEDYIHSPVRDIFEGGDTNKVIERRLDRHKDPKDYPILSELKQQGYVHYLMLPVPLWILGPAALSIATRHTDGFSQRHLDILESSLKAFGTALELQETRSLARTLLDTYVGHDAGERILRGSILRGDSEAVHAVLFYCDLRNFTPLSESEPLPHVIELLDRYFETVGKCLTDAGGEILKFIGDGILAIFPCPEGHTYHCTACKQALGAAQAAQAAMAKRRKEEDDFDLTCGIALHVGDVRFGNVGTTDRLDFTVIGPAVNMVTRIEPFSKKTEDGIVVSAEFAERESDVNYRSLGKFPLKGIGDWKEILTTKSASAAD; encoded by the coding sequence ATGCATCACAGCGATGACCCTGAGGACCTGCGTGATTGGCTTCTAAGTCAACATGACAGCTTTGGCCGCGGGACCCTCTTTTTCGATGCCTTCGCCCGGCAATTGATACTGCGCGGGGTTCCCACCGACCGCATGACTTTGCACATGCGACAGCTGAACCCGGGGCTGCGGGCTCGAAGTTTCCATTGGAGCCGCGACTCAGGCGGTGCCATTGAAGTCAAGCGCGGTCACGGCGTCGAAAAGCATGAAGATTACATTCACTCACCCGTGCGCGATATCTTCGAGGGCGGTGATACGAACAAGGTGATTGAGCGGCGGCTCGATCGCCACAAAGACCCCAAGGATTATCCGATACTGTCGGAGTTGAAGCAGCAGGGCTATGTCCATTACCTGATGTTACCTGTGCCCTTATGGATTCTAGGGCCCGCGGCGCTTTCAATAGCAACCCGTCACACGGATGGTTTCAGCCAACGCCACCTCGACATTCTGGAATCGAGTTTGAAAGCCTTTGGCACGGCGCTCGAGTTGCAGGAAACAAGGAGTCTGGCGCGAACCCTTCTAGACACCTATGTCGGTCACGATGCCGGCGAAAGGATTCTCCGAGGTTCGATTCTTCGAGGTGATAGCGAAGCTGTGCATGCCGTCCTCTTTTACTGCGACCTTCGCAACTTCACACCGCTTTCCGAATCCGAACCCCTGCCGCACGTCATAGAATTATTGGACCGCTATTTTGAGACGGTCGGTAAGTGTTTGACGGACGCAGGCGGTGAAATTCTCAAATTTATCGGCGATGGCATTCTGGCTATCTTCCCCTGCCCCGAAGGGCATACCTATCACTGCACCGCTTGCAAACAGGCCTTGGGGGCTGCTCAGGCGGCTCAAGCGGCCATGGCAAAGCGCCGGAAAGAGGAAGATGACTTCGATCTGACTTGCGGGATAGCGCTTCATGTCGGGGATGTGCGCTTTGGTAATGTCGGCACCACGGATCGTTTGGATTTCACGGTCATAGGCCCAGCGGTAAACATGGTCACCCGTATTGAGCCATTCAGCAAGAAAACCGAGGACGGCATCGTCGTGTCGGCAGAATTTGCGGAACGCGAATCCGATGTGAACTACCGCAGTTTAGGCAAGTTCCCGCTCAAGGGAATCGGTGATTGGAAGGAAATTCTAACCACTAAATCCGCTAGCGCTGCTGATTAA
- the ssb gene encoding single-stranded DNA-binding protein: MAGSVNKVILIGNLGRDPEIRTTNDGTKVANFTLATNETWRDRQSGERRERTEWHRIVVFNDRLVDVIEKYLKKGAKVYLEGQLQTRKWTGQDGKENYTTEIVLQRYRGELTMLDGRGEGGGGGSYSGDDYGSGSSGGGSSSASGGSSGGDLDDEIPF, from the coding sequence ATGGCCGGAAGCGTCAACAAAGTAATTTTAATCGGGAATCTCGGCCGAGACCCGGAGATCCGTACCACGAACGACGGCACCAAGGTTGCAAACTTCACTCTCGCAACCAACGAGACCTGGCGTGACCGGCAGAGCGGAGAGCGCCGAGAACGCACAGAATGGCATCGCATTGTGGTCTTCAATGACCGATTGGTGGATGTCATTGAGAAGTACCTCAAGAAGGGCGCGAAGGTTTACCTGGAAGGTCAGTTGCAAACACGCAAATGGACCGGCCAGGATGGTAAGGAAAATTATACGACGGAGATCGTGCTCCAACGCTATCGCGGTGAACTGACGATGCTCGACGGACGCGGCGAGGGCGGCGGTGGCGGAAGCTATAGCGGTGATGATTATGGCAGCGGCTCGTCGGGTGGGGGGTCGTCCTCTGCGTCCGGCGGTTCGTCCGGCGGCGACCTTGATGACGAGATTCCATTCTAA